One window of the Leptotrichia massiliensis genome contains the following:
- a CDS encoding DKNYY domain-containing protein, producing the protein MKSRLSKIVILVFLVTKLGMAEYIKKDNAVYYKNEIWQADEKKLNDADFKTFVELNKIYGKDNKNVFYGDEKLENADFKTFQAVGENTGRDKDNFYWYNQKVKINPKDFKFYKNKDKIVYFRNNGKIYDLEGLDELNEIEDVDTFEVLDDEYSRDKYNIYYGGVTLSDVDMDTFQIIMPDAYAKDKNKVYYGSRPIREVNPKTVKILSEIYLKDDKSVFTKYGKIENADLDSFEVLGEMHIYAKDNKNVYLFGEIIKKADPRTFEIISEIAFATYSKDKDKVYISGMEIKGADSKTFEKLEKSTFYSKDKNNLYYQEVKIDEIRDNLEDMSAGVLDIIKNGNRIYANGNRLDIENPENFKIIKNDYYNNPNIIYGKNNKNIYVIIGNGQKIRSKIIKDADINSFEIMEIGAYSRDKNNIYFTYSDVVKIKDVDKDSFTIGEHGFSYDKNSVYFYGKKIDGISPKGFKIVDLTVNSGEPVTFALLTDSKNLYKFIYEFDPETYKLKNTKLITVTNVKVDAPSFEIVKEDTGSYYRDNNSVYYYSNMYDKKELVKVEGADRNSFAEMDNYFAKDNKNLYYLGKQIRNISSEGFKFVGPDIAKNKNGVYFLKDKTGEGDYEIVPLNFDSASFDIANKDTSNYFKDKNGIYYLDYGKLLNSELKDVQNAFIKLEGSDIPTFKAFGYGYSKDKNRVYCEYKEFKGVDVPSFTVVLEDEGVVVKDKNRIYENDCE; encoded by the coding sequence ATGAAAAGCAGACTTTCTAAAATTGTAATTCTTGTCTTTCTTGTGACAAAACTAGGAATGGCTGAATATATAAAAAAAGATAATGCTGTTTACTATAAGAATGAAATATGGCAGGCAGATGAGAAAAAGCTAAATGATGCGGATTTTAAAACATTTGTAGAATTGAATAAGATTTATGGGAAAGATAATAAAAATGTTTTTTATGGAGACGAAAAACTAGAAAATGCAGATTTTAAAACGTTTCAGGCAGTTGGAGAAAATACTGGAAGAGATAAAGATAACTTTTATTGGTATAACCAGAAAGTAAAAATAAATCCAAAAGATTTTAAATTTTATAAAAATAAGGATAAAATAGTATATTTTAGAAATAATGGAAAAATATATGATTTAGAAGGATTAGATGAACTTAATGAAATTGAAGATGTAGATACTTTTGAAGTACTGGATGATGAATATTCAAGAGATAAATATAATATTTATTATGGTGGAGTAACTTTGTCTGATGTGGATATGGATACTTTTCAGATAATAATGCCAGATGCTTATGCAAAAGATAAAAACAAGGTGTACTATGGTTCAAGACCAATAAGAGAAGTGAATCCAAAAACAGTAAAAATTTTAAGTGAAATTTACTTGAAAGATGATAAAAGTGTATTTACAAAATATGGGAAAATTGAAAATGCTGATTTGGACAGTTTTGAAGTTTTAGGAGAAATGCATATTTACGCAAAAGATAATAAAAATGTTTATTTATTTGGGGAAATAATTAAAAAAGCAGATCCTAGAACTTTTGAAATAATTTCAGAAATAGCTTTTGCAACATATTCAAAAGATAAAGACAAAGTTTATATTTCTGGAATGGAAATAAAAGGAGCAGATTCAAAAACATTTGAAAAATTAGAAAAATCAACTTTTTATTCAAAAGATAAAAATAACTTGTACTATCAAGAAGTAAAAATTGATGAAATTAGAGATAATTTAGAAGACATGAGTGCTGGAGTGCTTGATATTATAAAAAATGGAAACAGAATTTATGCTAATGGAAATAGGCTTGATATAGAAAATCCAGAAAATTTTAAAATAATAAAAAATGATTATTACAATAATCCAAATATAATTTATGGGAAAAACAATAAAAATATATATGTAATTATAGGAAATGGACAAAAAATTCGTAGTAAAATAATAAAAGATGCGGACATAAATTCTTTTGAAATAATGGAAATTGGTGCATATTCACGAGATAAAAATAATATTTATTTTACGTATTCTGATGTTGTGAAAATAAAAGATGTAGACAAAGACAGTTTTACTATTGGAGAACATGGCTTTTCGTATGATAAGAACAGTGTTTATTTTTATGGAAAAAAGATAGATGGAATCAGTCCAAAAGGCTTTAAGATTGTTGATTTAACTGTTAATTCTGGGGAGCCTGTAACATTTGCATTATTGACAGACAGTAAAAATTTATATAAATTTATTTATGAATTTGATCCTGAAACGTATAAATTGAAAAATACAAAATTGATTACTGTAACGAATGTAAAAGTAGATGCTCCGAGTTTTGAGATTGTTAAAGAAGACACGGGAAGTTATTATAGGGATAATAACAGCGTTTATTATTATTCTAATATGTATGATAAAAAAGAACTTGTAAAAGTTGAAGGTGCAGATAGAAATAGTTTTGCTGAAATGGATAATTATTTTGCAAAAGATAACAAAAATCTTTATTATCTTGGGAAGCAAATTAGGAATATCAGCTCAGAAGGGTTTAAATTTGTTGGTCCAGATATTGCAAAAAATAAAAATGGTGTATATTTTTTGAAAGATAAAACTGGAGAAGGAGATTATGAGATAGTACCTTTAAATTTTGACAGTGCTTCATTTGATATAGCGAATAAGGATACAAGTAATTATTTTAAAGATAAAAATGGGATTTATTATCTTGATTACGGTAAACTGTTAAATTCAGAATTAAAGGATGTGCAGAATGCCTTCATTAAACTCGAAGGATCAGATATTCCAACATTTAAAGCATTTGGATATGGGTATTCCAAAGATAAGAATAGAGTTTATTGTGAATATAAAGAATTTAAAGGGGTGGATGTACCAAGCTTTACTGTCGTGCTAGAAGATGAGGGAGTTGTAGTTAAGGATAAAAATAGGATTTATGAAAATGATTGTGAGTGA